The nucleotide sequence acatgatgcaccaagaaatcgaggtgtatgtggacgatgtgatcattgAATCCAGAACACAGGACGACCATGTTCGGGACTTGACAAAGTTCTTTGAGCGGCTGCGTAAGTATgatttgaagctaaacccagctaaatgtgcatttggggttccgtcTGGAAAACTCTTCGGATTTATAGTCAGTCAGAGGGGCATTGAGCTAGATCCAACGAAAATAAAGTCTATACGGGATTTGCCTcctccgagaaccaagaaagaggttatgagcctGTTGGGAAAGTTGAATTAGATCATccgattcattgctcagttgacttccACCTGTGAGCCTATATTCaaactgttgaagaaagatgtggcgattaaatggacagatgagtgtcaataagccttcgacaaaatcaaagaatatatgTCAAATCCGCTAGTCTTGGTCCCACCCAAACCTGGGAggcctttgtttttgtatttgatAGTTTTGGAGAATTCTTTCGGCTGGGTCCTCGGGCAACATAATGTGACCGGGAAGAAAGACCAGGCAATCTACtatttgagcaaaaagttcacaagttatgaagccaaatataccctgttggaaaggacttgttgcgccctaacttgggttgctcagaagcttaggcattacctATTGGCCTATACCACTTACCTCATCACCAAGCtagatcctttaaagtacatattccaaatGCCGATGCCCACAAGGAGGTTAgaaaagtggcagatcctgctcactgaatttgacatacTCTATGTCACCCGTacagcaatgaaagcccaggctttAGTAGATCACCTAGCTGAAAACCCTGTTGATAATGAATATCAACCCTTGAGTACTTACTTCCCGGACGAGGAGGTGAATTCATTTGAGGTAACATCAtaagacaccaatgcttggaaaatattctttgatggagctgtgaACGCAAAAGGTGTCAggatcggggcaattttgatctcacccactggtcaacaCTATCCAGCCACAGCCCGACTTCGGTTTTTCTACAACACTggcgagtatgaagcctgcattatgtttataaatatggcaatcaaccaagatgtggaagaattgataatcatgggagattcagatctgatCATCCGACAAGCTAAGGGAGAATGGAAAACTtaggatgtcaagcttattccatacggtaaacatgtggaagatcttagcaagaGGTTCAAGTcagtcgagttcaggtacatccctCGTTTTCACAATGAGTTAGCTGATGCACTCGCTACTTTCGCCTCGATGTTGCCATATCCAGGCATTGTTCACATTGACCCTCtagaaatccaaatccgagaaaggCATGGTTACTGCCATATGGTTGAGGTGGAACCAAATGTTCAGCCATGGTACTATGATATCAAGAGATTTCTGAAAACAAaagaatatcccgagcaagccaatggagatcaaaagagaaccattagaaggcttgcCAACGGCTTCTTCTTGAGTGGGgaggtcttgtacaaaaggactccaaaTCTCAATTTGTTAAGATGTGTGGATGCCGAAGAGGCCagaagaatcatgcatgaagtgcacgcaggagtgtgtagacccacatgaatgggtacatcctggcaaagaaaatccttcgagtaggctattactggatgactatggaaaaatattgcttcagttttgtccggaaatgtcatcagtgtcaggtgcacggtgacctgattcatgcaccacCTACAGAACTGCATCTTATGTTAGCACCGTGGTCGTTTATTgtctggggtatggatgtcattgggccaatcgagccaaaagttTCAAATGGGCATAGTTCATATTAGTTgtcattgattacttcacaaaatgggttgaagcaagctgtcactaagaaagcagtggtagactttgtgCACTCCAACATCATCTGCCGTTTTGGTATCCCTACAACTATTATTACGGacaatgctgcaaacttgaatagccacttgatgagggagatatgtgaGCAATTTAAGATCACACATCAGAATTCGACCCCTcatcggcccaaagctaatggtgttgttgaagcagcaaacaaaaacatcaagaagattcttagaaagatgatccaaagttcgagcatgaaaagttgtcgtttgcattgttgggatatcgcacaactGTGCGCACATCAGTTGGAGCAACCCCAtatctattggtttatggcactgaagccgtgatacctgcagaagttgaaatttcttctCTTCGGATCGTtgttgaagctgagattgaggacaatgagtgggtcaaaacctgtCTGGAATAGTTAACCCTGaccgatgaaaagcgaatggccgcagtctgCAACGGGCAATTGTATTAACAAAGAATGCCctgtgcttacaacaagaaagtgtggcctaggaactttgaagtggggcaactcgttttgaGGAGTATTCTCCCTCACCACCaggaagctaaaggaaagttcgctccaaactggaagggtccatacattataagaaaattgtTGTCAAAAGGGGCGTTGTAcctgggagacattgaaggaaatgaccctgaaacaGCTGTAAATGCAGACGCGGTCAAAAAGTATTATGTTTAACCCTTTTTGTGGTACCAATActatccgattgggatgacgaaggctttcattcttgctaccccaaacactccaatcctttgccaaccctttgagccggttacttttctttgattatCCTCTTTGAAAcccgaaaaaaataaataaataaaataaaaaattcatcaaaaatctaatcaaaatcaaaaacaaagtttccctgaactacattcgacttgattccgaaaagatacgtaggcatcctctctctggggttcagtcacaccaaaacaaaaatccaaatttccccaaaagtgaaactcgGGCAGATATtgtaatggttcggcgatgatcccacctgaatggttccaaaattgtaattcgatccaaattaaccttgttcaagtccttccgatcagtAAGAGTGTTCAAGGATCGGAGAACGCAGCTACTTGGATCCAatgcaatcaaaatgagagagtcttgttggtgaaaaccctcacgggcaccgtaaggcgatgttgagcagagaaattaaaaatgagagagtcttgttagtgaaaacttgcaaagagcactataaggcgacggtgagaagagaaatgagagaggtcagttggtAAAAACACGCAAAGGGCGCCATTGATCGAAAAGAAGGAATTCCTTCAACCATCGGCACTGataagagtcctggcaaggtttctcggttttgaGATATGAATTATGAAGGGTCTTTGTGAGATTGGATGGTTGCGCAGAttgggtatccagtccaagaagcatgtcatgtctattgaggTCTGCATGCACTCCAAATAAGTCCTTCTTTTCCTTCCCTCCGAAAGGGACACTTTTCGTTAAATTCATTATCatgtcctttgtttacttttctttgaatccctttcggtttaatccttctccgaaactaatacaaagaaaatatggcaagattggttttataAGGTTCTGCTTAATAAAAGCCAAAATTCAAGGAAAAGCACCCAGCATCAGCGGGTGCATCAAGTAGATCTCGATTGTCCATGATGGCGGATGCTCCAGATTCAAAATTatttgaaaaggaaagaaatccaaagtcaagtgcCCATAAAGGCAGAATAAGATGAAAAGGCCAAAGCCCCACACGGGCTAACCGTCACACGAAATTTCGGAAAGTCAAGATCCCTAGGTTGAGAAAGGAAACCGATGTCCAGAAAGCCAGCGAGCAATGGAGATTTTCATcaaaagagttgggccgagatcaagtgatcaaaataatcaaggccacaaaaccaaccaccgtttcaaactgataaattgttctttgatttgaaaacatGTGCAGTCCAAGACAACTTTGCAAGAAGCATGTACAATAAAAACAAGTTATGCAGAAACCAAAACGTTTCTGCAGCAAAAGTGGACACGAAAAAGGGAAGTCCTTTTAAAAAACTCTTCAttcataaaataaaagtaaagtaaaaagaggaagaagaaaagaaagaagaaagaaaagaagaagaaagattcaaaatcatggtagcctagggtccccaatctctagCTACGTTTTCTCAGCATAGGgtctcattccctagtcgctcccagcataacctggtagtctTTTCCATTACagggctccactccctagttgattcacAGCATAACCGGATggctttcccggcataacccgtggacctccccggcataactcgaggacctttttcttttccgacataacccgatgacttttcgggcataactcgtggacctccccggcataacccgaggaccctttgctttcctggcataacccgatgactttcctggcataacccgtggacctccccggcataacccgaggaccttttttcttttctggcataatccgatgacttttccggcataacccgtggacttccccggcataacccgaggaccttttctacacacacacccccccccccccatttccaAACTCCCCACTCTTCCACTTCTCTCTCAACACCCCAAACCCTAAAGCTCCccatctctctcttctctctcctccAATTCCCGCCGCCACCCTCCTCCACCGGCGGCGCCGCCCGCTGGAAATCTTCACCGATGGCGGCCAACCTCCAAAAAACCCCAAAATGACTCCGATCTTCTCCTCTTCTCCTCCTCTACCTCACCCCACCAACTAAACTCACAAAAAACCAACACCTCCAAAATAAAATGGTGGTCGAAACTCTCCCACCACCACTACCCCGCCGCCGAAAATCGCCCAAGGCGGCTATGGAACTCCAAAACCTCTCAAACTCACACCATACACTCCTCTCATCCTCCCAAACCTCATCATACCAACCAAATCCCCAAAAACACAACCAAAATCCCTAGATCTTGGATTTAAAAAGGCCAAAATCCTAGATCTAccacttttctatttttttagccGTTAAAAAATCCTCCAATCAAGATCTTCCATCAAGGATTTTAGATCCAAGACGGGAGTCTTGGATTGAGGGTTTTTTCACGATTAGATCCTTTaaattttgtaattttatttacgCATTTGTTATTTATTTCCGTCATTTACGCATTTTTTTATTTCCGTTAATTTCCGCATTTATTTCTGTCATTTTTTTCCCcgcatttttattctatttttttacgcattctgtttttttttaatttatttatttctgttatttatttttaacacATTTTTGTGTTTAGTTATTTCcgtaataattaattaattagttaaaaccGAATTTAGTTAAAATATATGTAAAGTTAGTATAATCATATTATATTAGTTTTATATTATTATGTAGTTGTTATTttatttgttaattaattaattagacggattaatcaaaaatcaattaaaaaagtaaaaatataaaaaataaaaaaatagtgctTCATTTCTTTCTTAATGGTTCATTTTTGTTATTGTCGTTAATGTTTTGGGTCTGACTAAATTGACAGGCCCAttgctttaatattatttattttttttattttttgtattaaaattaGGCTTGGCTAAAGGACAGGCCCATAGTTTTGTTAAAGTTTAAGAGCCCAAGCTATTTAGGCTAAGAGTCTTCTGACTCaggtccgaaaccactccggtTTTGAGGTAATTCCAAGATCCTTAAGGGTCAATTTTGGAAACCtaaattctaaaaaaaatcaTTCAGAAAGTGCTAGAACTTTCTAGAATAGGGACAATTGTCCCAATGCTGAGGAGGAAAAAGGATAAGATCCAAAAAATATCCGGAAATAGGACACTTGTCCATTTTCTGAGATAAGGAAGGTACAAGAAATTGGACAGCTGTCCATTTCTGTAAAGAAAATGTCATTTTCCCTAATTTATAGGGAATTCTGACAGATTCTTTAGACATTAATTCTTATCCCTTTTCACCTCCTCATTCTATAAAGACACTCCTTCTTTTCATTATAGACAGAGCTGGATATACATTTTGGATCTAAAAAAATACAATGATTCTGCACTACTTTGGAGTCTCTTTCTTTCACTATTAGCAAAGAACTCCTGCTGGTTTTTTACGCTATCTTCTGGATTTTTGGGTTTTTGGAAGCTGGTTTTTGTTTTCTGTTTGGGTTTGCTGCTGTTTCTCACTCAACTTTTCAGAgacttattttctttctgtttgttTTCTTGTTGTTGTCAAGGTACTTTTCTTAACAAAAAGTGTAAAGTTTCATTCTTTCGCTGAATCATGATGGAAATTTGTTGATAAATCTACGATTAGTTtgaagtttgtttgtttgttatgttgCAAATTTGTTTACAATATTTTAAGCAAATGTATTAGTTTAAAAGTGTTCTGAAAATTACAGAATCTGCTTAAAGATTCATacatttataaaatttatatgttCATATGTAGTAGTATCACATAAATCATTTTTCAGAAATTCTGTTAGAATAGCAATAGGCAGTTTGGTTATTCAGTTagcaaaaaatataataattttactgCATTTCCTTGTGTGTTGAACCAGCTTAATAAATTAGCAATTTACCACACTGTTTTTAATAGCTAAATAATGCTGGATTATTATTAGCTTAAAGTCAAAAGATCAGATTTTTACAAAGTAATTAAGTGATAACCATAATACATTTTCAGGCCCAAAGCCAATTGGGTTTATGAATTTGTGTTTTGATTTTTACTAAAACAAAAATGAGTTGATCAATAGCATTCACACTTCAAGATTTTTGAACTATAAATAAGCTTAAAAATCAGCATTTCGAAAATAAAGACTTAGGCAAATTAGTAGGAAGATTGTTTAAAATTTAACAGATTTTATTTATTGAAGacctttttttacttttctatttcaaaagataaacaaaaatataGTTAAAATCCTGCATTTTGTCATGAGgaatattaattttaaatttcCTTCAAATATGTGTTGGACTAGAGTTCACTTGGACTCATTATTAAGTTTATTTATTTGTCCATAAATAGATTTTGGGCCAGAGTTACTTATACTCATTAGTAGGCCCAAATCTACTTGAATGTATTacgtttaaattgattaattgcTTAATGATTTATTTGGGCCAGATTCATCTGAATTAAGTCAGGCCCAAGTTCTTTTAGAATTAATTTAGTTGTTTGAATAATAGACAATATATGTCTTGGGTTAGAGTTCATTTGGACTCAACCTTTGTCAGGCCCTAAACTTCAAAATCTGGGCATGTTTGGCATCTAATAAATAAAGTTGCCACATTTATTTCAAATAAGTATCTCATGTAGTATTATACCTTTACACCTAGCTACATGATGTAGAATAGTTTAGTGATATAATCATGTCTTTAGGTGCACTTCACAATTACGCCTTAATCAAatactcgtagtttgctttaggctcgatttagactATTATTGTAATTATGTATACGTTTGCGTAACATAATTGCgaatttaattctaaaaaataactcgagggatgcgttcgcgcaactttaactaaacttttcttaataaaataaacaaagcgttattaattgtggacacgttcacgtgacatgatttttgacgcgccaaaggaaatgagtatacgtacgcgtaactcaattctttcaTTACGAAAAattcaagcaattaaaagcggttaaaaaagggtaaatacacataggttctaaaataagtaattagacatttttaagccaagtataaatcactAAGCGAtggtgctagaatcacggaacccgggaatgcctaacaccttcttccgggttaacaaaattccttatctagaatttcttaTTCGCAGGCTTTTAAAATAAAGttgaaatttcctcgatttgggattttaaattaaaccggtgacttgggacaccataaattattccaagtggttactctgataaattaaataaaataatctcatttcgattaatgtcactttaattggaaaaaactcctttatatgCCCTctcgggtgtaaaaaggaggtgtgacaggtatattgttgttacatcccgtactttaacgTTAGGATTCGTCGAAGTGATAACATATGAGTTGGAAGGGATTAAGGTTATACATGAAGATAGGGATGTAAGACcctgtaagtttgaagaattttggAACTACTATATATTAGCTTgagatgtattttctttcaagtaAACCATTTTCAGTAAAGGTTGATAGATATGATTTTATATGGTTGCGAAAAGTTTTAAATTAAATACATGACATGTGGGAGTTTATaaatgagtttttatttattatacgaATATATAGTATTTATCATAAGAAAAGTTATCCTTTTTCTGTTTTGAGAATTTATAGtacaaaaaaaatttctttattgtaaagatataaattattttctcacaagaaaagaaggttatctttttaccattttaaaaattaagcatacaaaaatttgtactatttatatgagattaggaaaattagaaattaaaaatatatatatttacatgggtattttaataaaataatagtgtatctATTTATTTTGTATGGtgtcacatgaccatgatagtaaagtatattatagtataatatataatgtgtattaaaaataagtagaattttaagtaatttgagacaattattaattatgtggataattggtacTTATCTAAAAAGAATTTGGATGAGGTTACTATGCCAAGAACGTGGCAACTAGGGGTTAAGTCATTGTGACTCATTGCTCTTGACAAATAAGTGGCATGTGTATGAAATTTTTTGGATTAAATAAACCCCAAAAGTGGGCCCTACAAGTCTTTAAGGTAGGAGATTCTTATATATTGAAATTAAGCACTTATGTTGCTTGAGCAAgttgttttacgtgatttcattCCAAAAAGACTTAATACCCCATTTTCAATTCGTTTTGTGTCTCCAAGATTAATAAAAAGTTTCAGCAAGAAGGTTTCCTCCAAGATGATACTTGATAGTAACGTAAGTTACTTAATTTCATACGAAACTTCTTAGAAAAattagcaacgggattttgcaactctaaaggagtacggtgcaatctttctcaagaacatcatacggatttttccctactccaggtatattaaggctaattcttctttcttttggcatgatccaagtaacaatACGTAAACATAAGGCTATTCTTTGACTCGCCGCTATGGTACGACACGTGTTGTTTGTTTCTCATATAGACCATGAATGTCTAAAGCTGATATATGTGTTGCCTTCATATTGTAAGTTTGTTAGCCTCTTAACAAATGGTATATGTCCATATTCGGTGCATTCAAGTGTTTATTCATAGAGTTGCGTTCAAAGTTGTTATGATGGAATTAGAGTTTCCCTTAAGTATGAAGATGTGGAtggtgtttaaccaaaaagtggaatttcggtcaaagctttaatttagaagaactcgggttactgataatcaaaaaatGTATAAGAGAAAGTAATTTGGCTAGCAATAAGATAATTAGAAAAAGATAAAGTAAACCAATGTATTCAGATAGTTTTTCGTGTCTTTACAATTGActcattcttttccttttatagttatCTTGGAAATATGTGTTTTGCCTTTGTCAAAATAAGGTcattatagacaattaaagacattaaatgctacATTACATAGTCATTGTAttttaatacagattctctaacgtttttagtatttaatgctcATTAAATACTGTATATGTACTCTCTTGTgttgtcagattcattctccttgattcttggacttaaataggtacgggcgtTGAATCTTTTGAATATCCTCTCGTGCCTCCTCTTATGCCTCTTCTCGtttctgttgcaactcgtgcctctttgccaatcataactctttgaccagtctacgtgtcatgacacatcatcttccaatcactttaatatgtaaactcaatttttcccaatacagatagtccccccacttgccatttattcatcaattgaatatttgggaagtggaattCATTAAAACGgaaatttttgtcaccattaatgctttAGCAGAATCAACACTTCATTTGTCACTTACATTTAATGCTCTTCACGCGAGGCACCCTTTTACTGGTTCTGCAACTTTACAGTGCTTTTTAGGGCTTTTCCACGGCTTCACTAATCACGAAGCGTCAGTTCTCATTATGACTTTTTCATTATTGCACCTTTTCCTTTGACGGTTGCTTCGCGGTATAAATGTTGttttcttctttgtctttatCACATAAAGTTCTCAAAATATTCAGTTCTTGAATCTTTGTTTGTTTCTTCCTCGTACTATCATGTCTtcatcaaaccctaaccctagaagggTCCCCATAGTTGATAACTTCCCTAATGCCCCCAGTAGGAGCACaagaggaggtaggcttcgtaaTTTAGGATCTTCATCCTTGCGTAGTTCTTCTCTTCTTTCGCCTAGTTCTGGCCCTTCTTCTAGAATTAGAGTTTCTCTTTCACACAGATCTTCTTCTAGAGGTAAGGAATCTTCTGAACCTCTTCGTGAACCTCTAGTAGAGGAGATAGTTCCTGCGGAACTATCTTTCTATAATAACAGAGAATCTCTTAGAAATCAAGTATCTTCTTTAGATCGTGCTGATATCTATCCCACTCAAATCACTGAAGGTTTGATTTCTTTAGTTTGTAGAGACTGTCATTGGAGTCATGACTTTCCTATCATTATTCTCAATCCGAATCAAAGAATTACCTCGTACTTAACCGGATTTTCCTTTGTCTATATGTACCCTTTCACATTAGGATTCAAACCTGCTATTGATCCTGTTATTCTCGAGTTCTGTCATTTCTTTGATGTTTGCTtaggtcaaattggcccaataatATGGAGGGATGTTGCTTGTTTGAGGCATTTGACCAACATAGCCAGTGTGCCTTTTACTTTCCCACATCTAATTCATATTTACTCCCCTAGACTCTTTCGcaatggtgtttttacactagtagacaggagcaaaagagttctagttagccctgaagatgacaaagaccgtggctagtatgccaggtttgttgctgcccccactgttggtttagtgggtgatgagaacgttcccttccctgagaagtagAATTTTGCACATGAGTCTTCTaactttctcgtacctttttcttcaattttgttgatttttctaattttacttttcttttctagcaaccatgggagttgtggaAGATGTTCCCAATTTTCATGATTGGGTAGGAAAGTTTTGGTTGGAAAGTAAAAACGCATGGTaagagcttttattttattttacatattGTTTTTTCCTGAACTTACCTCAACCCTTCTTTctatcaggatttgctattcaaGGAGTTACTGCTGAGGCGGTTGCGGCTTCTCGTATATCTTTGGAAAGGGCTCAAGAAATAATTCTGGGCTCTTCATCGAAAAGAAAAGCCATTGATGACCAAGATTCCGAAGAAGAGGAAGACGGGGGTTCCTTGGTAACAAGGCCACGGACTCGTAGACGCATTATTTCTGATGATGAAGCAGAAGCATCCCCCCGCCGTTCTATTCCTCTTACCGAATCTGTTGAAGCCTCGGTAGTAATtcctgatgatgttgatgatgcTCCCGCTTCTGCTTATGATTATGTTGAGCAGCGTTTTGACCGCGGGTTTGGTAGTGAAATTTTAGGTCCCGTTTCTGATGAAGCTCCCTTGGCTTCTTTTTCTCCTCCCGTGCCTGTGACTCCTACTTTGCCGATTATGGCTGCTTTCATACCTCCCCAGGCTGTTTTTACTACTTCTATTGTTCCTCCTTCGACAATTCCTCCTCCACCTACTCACCGTGCTGAGGTTGGCTCCTCAAGTAGGAGTGGTGCTATGAGGCGAGTGATTATTGAAGTCCCCACTGAGGGCAACCTTTTAAGGAAATCGGGTCAAGCAAATGTGTGGCTAAAGCCTTTAATTGGTCCTATTGTGAAAGCCAAGCTAGAGAGCCATAGTTCTTTGACCTTGATGAATGACATTGTGCATGcttctttaaaggtattcctTTTTTCTAACTTTTActttgtcatttttatatctTTGGGATTCTCATTTCCTTCCCTTTCCCCCTTTTTAGGCCAATCTCATCGGCAcggagatgatgaaaagggttaCCCTCTCAGAGCAGTTAGTGCATGATTACCAATTGGAGGCATATAATTGGAAGGAACAGTATGAAAGTCTTCAGATCGACATGGAGTACTTAGAAGAAAGTAAAAGTACCTTGGAGCAGCAGGTGCGGGCTTTGACTTCGAAATTGGTAGTTGAAAAGGCTTCCCCCAGTCAAGCAGACAAGGAAAAGGCTCGTCTTGAAACTTCTTTTTCCGAGAAGCTTTCCAAGGCAATTGAAGATAttagagagttgaaggctctcttGGATGCAAAAGAAGCCTATGCTGGTGAACTCGTGCAGAATTTGACTCAAGCCCAAGAAGACCTCCGGGTTTCTTCTGATAAGGTTTGTTCCTTAGAAAATTCCCacgcctctcttcaagcttcttatGAATCTGCCTTGGCTAAAAATGAAAAGCTAAAGAACGAAATCGCTGACTGGGAAAGagattatgagatccttgaagataAGTCTGtcattgaagtgagttgggcatttttgaattcTCACAGTGATACCCTTGTTGAAGATAGCCAAGAGAATTTTAACTTGGAATCTGAGTAAGCTAAGATCAATGAAACTATTGAGAAGACTCAGCAGAACCAAGATTTTCTCTTTCCCGTGGCCGAAGCTTCCGCAAATGTTGAAGATGATACGGGACTCCTTCAAGCCAAGTTGAACTCGATGTTGTTGATGTACCTGCTTCAGTTTCTTCATCTTCTCAGTGACAAGTTTAAGTTGTTTGAATTCCTTTgtgtctcttttttttctttttggaaaattGTGGTTAAAACCCTTGGTCTCATTTGAGGGTTTGTTTTGGAAACTTAAGTCCCCAGACCTTTTATGGGGCAATATGTATAAACAATTTtcagtttatgactaagttc is from Nicotiana tabacum cultivar K326 chromosome 18, ASM71507v2, whole genome shotgun sequence and encodes:
- the LOC142172684 gene encoding uncharacterized protein LOC142172684 encodes the protein MSSSNPNPRRVPIVDNFPNAPSRSTRGGRLRNLGSSSLRSSSLLSPSSGPSSRIRVSLSHRSSSRGKESSEPLREPLVEEIVPAELSFYNNRESLRNQVSSLDRADIYPTQITEELLFYFTYCFFLNLPQPFFLSGFAIQGVTAEAVAASRISLERAQEIILGSSSKRKAIDDQDSEEEEDGGSLVTRPRTRRRIISDDEAEASPRRSIPLTESVEASVVIPDDVDDAPASAYDYVEQRFDRGFGSEILGPVSDEAPLASFSPPVPVTPTLPIMAAFIPPQAVFTTSIVPPSTIPPPPTHRAEVGSSSRSGAMRRVIIEVPTEGNLLRKSGQANVWLKPLIGPIVKAKLESHSSLTLMNDIVHASLKANLIGTEMMKRVTLSEQLVHDYQLEAYNWKEQYESLQIDMEYLEESKSTLEQQVRALTSKLVVEKASPSQADKEKARLETSFSEKLSKAIEDIRELKALLDAKEAYAGELVQNLTQAQEDLRVSSDKVCSLENSHASLQASYESALAKNEKLKNEIADWERDYEILEDKSVIEVSWAFLNSHSDTLVEDSQENFNLESE